A single Microbacterium protaetiae DNA region contains:
- a CDS encoding helix-turn-helix transcriptional regulator → MLETSARLFRLLSLLQSKPHWPGAELAQRLNVSTRTVRNDIECLRRLGYPVDARHGSAGGYRLSAGANMPPLLFDDDEAVATTIALATVGTSQMAGMGESAQRALAKLEQVIPSHVRAKVAALRTATQVPVPSTRGADPAIVDAETLTAVAMAIQEHEWLRFDYVRFSANGSAEEPASRRVEPYRLVSWRGRWYLVAFDLERDDWRTFRLDRMQPRARTFRPFPPRELPADASTLVLRGVAGAGWRVHARIVVHAPAKEVLSRIDPTVGVVEVLDEHTSALATGADGYETIAVYIGMLGLDFTVKDPPELVAHIDLLAGRYRAAVEAATR, encoded by the coding sequence ATGTTGGAAACGTCCGCGCGGCTCTTCCGCCTCCTCTCGCTCCTGCAGTCCAAGCCGCACTGGCCTGGCGCCGAGCTGGCTCAGCGGCTCAACGTGTCGACACGCACTGTTCGCAACGACATCGAGTGCCTCCGCCGGCTCGGATACCCGGTCGATGCCCGCCATGGTTCCGCCGGTGGCTACCGGCTCAGCGCCGGGGCGAACATGCCGCCGTTGCTCTTCGACGATGACGAGGCGGTGGCCACGACCATCGCACTGGCCACAGTCGGGACGAGTCAGATGGCCGGCATGGGCGAGAGCGCTCAACGCGCCCTCGCGAAGTTGGAACAGGTCATCCCGAGCCACGTGCGCGCCAAAGTCGCCGCTCTCCGCACGGCGACACAGGTTCCGGTGCCGTCGACTCGCGGAGCCGACCCTGCGATCGTCGACGCGGAGACGCTGACCGCTGTCGCCATGGCGATCCAGGAGCATGAGTGGCTGCGATTCGACTATGTGCGCTTCTCTGCCAACGGCTCCGCCGAGGAGCCCGCGAGTCGTCGGGTCGAGCCATATCGCCTGGTCAGCTGGCGTGGTCGCTGGTATCTGGTGGCATTCGATCTCGAGCGCGACGATTGGCGCACCTTCCGCCTCGATCGCATGCAGCCACGCGCTCGCACCTTCCGCCCATTCCCACCTCGCGAACTGCCGGCTGATGCGTCGACTCTTGTGCTGAGAGGAGTCGCCGGCGCCGGATGGCGTGTGCACGCCAGGATCGTCGTGCACGCGCCGGCTAAGGAGGTCTTGTCGCGCATTGATCCGACAGTCGGCGTTGTGGAGGTCCTCGATGAGCACACCTCGGCATTGGCGACAGGTGCGGACGGTTACGAGACGATCGCCGTCTACATCGGGATGCTGGGCCTGGACTTCACGGTGAAGGATCCGCCCGAACTCGTCGCGCACATCGATCTGCTCGCAGGGCGCTATCGTGCCGCTGTCGAGGCGGCGACGCGGTGA
- a CDS encoding ArsR/SmtB family transcription factor: protein MVVQNELSDDDVDRIFRALADATRRDILRRTVTDEQSVSALAADYDMSFAAVQKHVAVLEAAHLIVKRAEGRERLVRADPAVIARAQHLLERYQDLWRGRIDRLDALLAEDREST, encoded by the coding sequence ATGGTTGTACAAAATGAACTCAGCGACGACGACGTCGACCGGATCTTCCGGGCCCTCGCCGATGCGACCAGGCGCGACATCCTGCGGCGCACCGTCACCGACGAACAGTCGGTGTCGGCACTGGCCGCCGACTATGACATGTCGTTCGCCGCCGTGCAGAAGCACGTCGCCGTTCTCGAAGCGGCGCACTTGATCGTCAAGCGCGCCGAAGGCAGGGAGCGGCTCGTGCGGGCCGATCCCGCCGTCATCGCCCGCGCCCAGCACCTGCTGGAGCGCTACCAAGACCTGTGGCGCGGCCGCATCGACCGGCTCGACGCGCTGCTGGCCGAAGACCGAGAAAGCACCTGA
- a CDS encoding SRPBCC family protein, translating into MPVTDISADADTLTMNIVADFDAPLDRVWKVFTDPRQLERFWGPPGWPATFTRFDFAPGGLAQYYMTSPQGEVSRGRWEFLSIDEPRSFEVLDGFADADGDLTGDIDPMRMVFAFEETPTGTRLNGKTYFTSADSLEQAVQMGMVEGTRLAMGQLDAVLQDLRAYAAVKGTQIEVLDDQHVRITRLIDGPRELVWRAHHEPELMKRWLLGPDGWRMTVCEIDPAPGGAYRYAWEPEDGIEGQAFGFDGVTLVAEAPRRAVTTEHMTGTDYPTTINDLQLYEEDGATLLTLLVEYPDAATRDAVLATGMVDGMETSYARLERELIAS; encoded by the coding sequence ATGCCCGTCACCGATATCTCTGCTGACGCCGACACGCTGACGATGAACATCGTCGCCGACTTCGACGCCCCGCTCGATCGCGTGTGGAAGGTGTTCACCGACCCACGCCAGCTCGAACGCTTCTGGGGCCCTCCTGGCTGGCCGGCCACCTTCACTCGGTTCGACTTCGCCCCTGGTGGCCTCGCTCAGTACTACATGACCAGTCCCCAGGGCGAGGTCTCGCGCGGTCGCTGGGAGTTCCTGAGCATCGATGAGCCACGCTCGTTCGAAGTGCTCGACGGATTCGCCGATGCCGACGGCGACCTCACCGGCGACATCGATCCGATGCGCATGGTGTTCGCGTTCGAAGAGACCCCGACCGGCACGCGGCTGAATGGCAAGACCTACTTCACGTCGGCCGATTCGCTCGAACAGGCTGTGCAGATGGGCATGGTCGAGGGCACGCGTCTGGCGATGGGTCAGCTCGACGCCGTGCTGCAAGATCTGCGTGCCTACGCCGCGGTCAAGGGCACCCAGATCGAGGTGCTCGACGACCAGCACGTGCGCATCACGCGGCTCATCGACGGCCCGCGCGAGCTCGTCTGGCGCGCGCATCACGAGCCCGAGCTGATGAAGCGCTGGCTGCTGGGCCCCGACGGCTGGCGGATGACGGTGTGCGAGATCGATCCGGCACCCGGCGGCGCCTACCGCTACGCCTGGGAACCCGAGGACGGCATCGAGGGGCAGGCGTTCGGGTTCGACGGGGTGACCCTTGTCGCCGAGGCCCCGCGGCGCGCGGTGACCACCGAGCACATGACCGGCACGGATTACCCGACCACGATCAACGATCTGCAGCTGTACGAAGAAGACGGCGCGACGCTGCTCACCCTGCTGGTGGAGTACCCGGATGCCGCAACCCGCGACGCGGTGCTGGCGACAGGCATGGTCGACGGTATGGAGACCAGCTACGCACGCCTCGAGCGCGAGCTGATCGCGAGCTGA
- a CDS encoding glycerophosphodiester phosphodiesterase family protein gives MSALMQKTRAPRLEIRAHLSHVWQAAHRGLAESIWSIVLIQAFSAGVAVPAIGFLFGLALSHAGLTNVTDHNIGTLLADPVADLILAVVLIVMLAAVLLQLAALFAISARQHRGRVLSVRGMVRDAARNLRVVWHPQVLILSVYLLVLAPVTGLGLFSAVTQGIAVPPFVTREYLKSPLGSAIYLAAALALVFVNARLIYTVPVMFLRRMPPLAAMRESLRMTARWRVLRVVVMIGVPAGLAWALSSGLAELVVGFTRLELDTAAVSVATGIVKTIGLVLIAWATVTAINMFVADTLGAPAAAHPERARLARVPSPTRRRWVSLAAVAVVFTVATSTSVSAALASPAQPSDTIVIGHRGFSGGGVENTLSALDAAAAAQADAVEMDVQQTKDGVWVASHDTNLLMVAGRNQNIYDMTAAEVTSTRVREGGFEDTIPTMQQYVRRAVELGMPLLIELKVTGHEHPDFVEDFLAVLDGLGVTDDETYHSLDPDVVVELKRLRPQLRVGLTIAVSRGGVPASPCDFYVIEQASFTTDFLTEAHRQGKAVYVWTVNDDDGLRRFLRSRVDGIVTDHPDRALQFRSELAGTDAVAFTVEDALGRLVP, from the coding sequence GTGAGCGCGTTGATGCAGAAGACGCGAGCCCCTCGGCTCGAGATTCGCGCGCACCTCTCACACGTCTGGCAGGCCGCCCACCGTGGTCTCGCCGAGAGCATCTGGAGCATCGTGCTCATCCAGGCGTTCAGCGCCGGTGTCGCGGTGCCGGCGATCGGGTTTCTGTTCGGCCTCGCGCTCTCGCACGCCGGTCTGACCAACGTGACCGATCACAACATCGGCACGCTCCTGGCCGACCCGGTCGCCGATCTCATCCTGGCCGTCGTGCTCATCGTCATGCTCGCCGCCGTGCTGCTGCAGTTGGCCGCCTTGTTCGCGATCTCGGCGCGGCAGCATCGCGGGCGGGTGCTGAGCGTGCGCGGCATGGTCCGCGACGCGGCGCGCAACCTGCGGGTCGTGTGGCATCCGCAGGTGCTCATCTTGTCGGTCTATCTGCTCGTGCTGGCGCCGGTCACGGGGCTGGGGTTGTTCTCCGCGGTCACGCAGGGCATCGCGGTCCCGCCCTTCGTGACCCGTGAATACCTGAAGTCGCCGCTGGGCAGCGCCATCTACCTCGCCGCGGCGCTGGCGCTGGTCTTCGTCAACGCGCGGCTCATCTACACCGTCCCGGTCATGTTCCTGCGCCGGATGCCTCCGCTTGCCGCCATGCGCGAGAGCCTGCGGATGACTGCCCGGTGGCGGGTGCTTCGCGTCGTGGTGATGATCGGCGTGCCCGCCGGGCTCGCGTGGGCCCTGTCATCCGGGCTCGCCGAGCTCGTCGTGGGATTCACCCGTCTCGAGCTCGACACGGCCGCGGTGAGCGTGGCGACGGGGATCGTGAAGACCATCGGTCTCGTCCTCATCGCCTGGGCGACGGTCACCGCGATCAACATGTTCGTCGCCGACACTCTCGGCGCCCCGGCCGCCGCGCACCCCGAACGTGCTCGCCTCGCGCGTGTACCCTCTCCCACCCGACGGCGCTGGGTGTCGCTGGCCGCCGTCGCAGTTGTGTTCACGGTCGCGACATCCACCTCTGTCTCGGCAGCGTTGGCAAGCCCCGCCCAGCCCAGCGACACCATCGTCATCGGCCACCGCGGGTTCTCGGGCGGAGGTGTAGAGAACACCCTGAGCGCGCTCGACGCGGCCGCGGCAGCGCAGGCAGACGCGGTGGAAATGGACGTGCAGCAGACGAAGGACGGGGTCTGGGTCGCCTCGCACGACACGAACCTGCTGATGGTCGCCGGGCGCAACCAGAACATCTACGACATGACCGCCGCCGAGGTCACCTCGACGCGCGTGCGCGAGGGCGGTTTCGAAGACACCATCCCGACGATGCAGCAGTATGTGCGCCGCGCCGTCGAACTCGGGATGCCGCTGCTGATCGAGCTCAAGGTGACCGGGCACGAGCATCCCGACTTCGTCGAAGACTTCCTCGCGGTGCTCGACGGGCTCGGGGTCACCGATGATGAGACGTACCACTCGCTCGACCCGGACGTGGTCGTCGAGCTGAAGCGGCTGCGGCCGCAGTTGCGGGTCGGGCTCACGATCGCTGTCAGTCGCGGAGGCGTGCCGGCCAGCCCGTGTGACTTCTACGTCATCGAGCAGGCCTCGTTCACGACCGACTTCCTGACCGAGGCGCATCGCCAGGGCAAGGCCGTGTACGTGTGGACGGTGAACGACGACGACGGTTTGCGCCGCTTTCTGCGGTCACGGGTCGACGGCATCGTGACAGATCACCCCGACCGCGCGCTGCAGTTCCGGTCGGAGTTGGCCGGCACCGACGCTGTCGCCTTCACGGTCGAAGACGCCCTGGGCCGGCTCGTGCCCTGA
- a CDS encoding mechanosensitive ion channel family protein, with product MPPVRTASVEPDRMTRLVWKAMVTFWNLPVAVNAVIALVIAAAIVVAVAYLFTWVLATVGRDRPWVILLKRRTRVPFVVVTSVILAWVSLRLTLPYRGDAAEVFRHVFVVLLVLSITWAIGSALVFAADLGLARYATDGSDGWQARRARTQVAVVRRLIGAGTVIIGVGAALLTIPGIGAIGTTLLASAGFLSVVAGLAAQSTLSNVFAGMQLAFSGAIRLEDIVVVNAEWGYIEEITLTYVVVRVWDERRLVLPSTYFTQQPYENWTRESTAVLGTVFFDLDWGVDIPRMRTKLDRILAESGLWDGAASSLRVTDTVGGYVQVRALISAADAFSMFDLSRTVREEMLLWLQKENPEGLPRTRIQTIERDGEAFPKPARTPRAKTDADQRSRGDETKPLRLADIEAAQAAASRDDEI from the coding sequence ATGCCGCCCGTGCGCACGGCATCCGTTGAGCCGGACCGGATGACCCGCCTAGTGTGGAAGGCCATGGTCACGTTCTGGAACCTGCCCGTCGCCGTCAACGCTGTGATCGCGCTCGTGATCGCCGCGGCGATCGTGGTCGCGGTCGCCTACCTGTTCACCTGGGTTCTCGCCACCGTCGGACGCGATCGCCCCTGGGTCATCCTGCTCAAACGGCGCACGCGCGTGCCGTTCGTCGTGGTGACCTCGGTCATCCTCGCGTGGGTCTCCCTGCGTCTGACGCTGCCCTATCGGGGCGATGCCGCCGAGGTGTTCCGGCACGTGTTCGTCGTGCTGCTGGTGCTGTCGATCACCTGGGCTATCGGCTCGGCACTGGTCTTCGCCGCCGACCTCGGGCTCGCGCGGTATGCGACCGACGGCTCTGACGGCTGGCAGGCACGGCGAGCACGCACCCAGGTCGCGGTCGTGCGGCGGCTCATCGGCGCCGGAACGGTCATCATCGGCGTCGGCGCCGCATTGCTGACGATCCCCGGCATCGGCGCGATCGGCACGACGCTTCTCGCTTCGGCCGGCTTCTTGTCGGTGGTTGCCGGCCTTGCCGCCCAGTCGACGCTGAGCAACGTGTTCGCCGGGATGCAGCTGGCCTTCAGCGGTGCCATCCGGCTCGAAGACATCGTGGTGGTCAACGCCGAATGGGGCTACATCGAAGAGATCACCCTCACCTACGTCGTCGTGCGGGTCTGGGATGAGCGCCGGTTGGTGCTGCCCTCGACCTATTTCACGCAGCAGCCCTACGAGAACTGGACGCGGGAGTCGACGGCCGTGCTGGGCACTGTCTTCTTCGACCTCGACTGGGGAGTCGACATCCCGCGCATGCGCACGAAGCTCGACCGCATCCTCGCCGAGAGCGGGCTGTGGGACGGCGCCGCCTCGTCACTGCGGGTCACCGACACCGTCGGCGGGTACGTGCAGGTGCGGGCGCTGATCAGCGCTGCCGACGCCTTCTCGATGTTCGATCTGTCGCGCACGGTGCGCGAAGAGATGCTGCTCTGGCTGCAGAAAGAGAACCCCGAGGGCCTGCCGCGCACCCGCATCCAGACGATCGAACGCGACGGCGAGGCGTTCCCCAAACCTGCCCGTACGCCCCGCGCCAAGACCGATGCCGACCAGCGATCACGCGGCGATGAGACCAAGCCGCTGCGCCTGGCCGACATCGAGGCCGCGCAGGCCGCGGCATCCCGCGACGACGAGATCTGA
- a CDS encoding LacI family DNA-binding transcriptional regulator: MVSIDEVARLAGVSTATVSRALSGRGHVSDTSKERVRAAAASLGYVVSASASSLASGRNRNIGLLVPFLERWFFSTVLSGTATELMRQGFDTTLYSLAEDRELRRNVFDTLLRRGRVDGVIAVSLELDDDETEGLLALGIPVIAIGGPNPQLSTLTVDNVGVAHLATQHLLALGHRKIAHIGASGEFDLDFHIPTQRRQGFELALAEAGIDVNSTLFEPADFTIEGGFRAAKQLLGRPGEQPTAIFAASDEMAIGALLAAREMGYSVPTDLSIVGVDGHELGEFFRLTTVDQFPLRQGARAATAMLTALRGGSAPEPTPLPFELIVRGTTARPAAD, encoded by the coding sequence ATGGTGAGCATCGACGAGGTCGCGCGGCTGGCCGGCGTGTCCACCGCGACGGTCTCGCGCGCACTCAGCGGGCGCGGACACGTCTCCGACACCTCGAAAGAGCGCGTGCGCGCTGCCGCCGCATCGCTGGGCTACGTGGTCTCGGCATCGGCGTCGAGCCTGGCCTCGGGGCGCAACCGCAACATCGGGCTGCTGGTGCCGTTCCTCGAACGCTGGTTCTTCAGCACCGTGCTTTCGGGCACGGCGACCGAGCTGATGCGTCAGGGTTTCGACACGACGCTGTACAGCCTCGCCGAAGACCGTGAGCTGCGTCGCAACGTGTTCGACACGCTGCTGCGACGCGGCCGCGTCGACGGGGTGATCGCCGTCTCACTGGAGCTCGACGACGACGAGACCGAGGGGCTGCTCGCCTTGGGCATTCCGGTGATCGCCATCGGGGGCCCGAACCCCCAGCTGAGCACGCTCACGGTCGACAACGTCGGCGTCGCGCATCTGGCGACACAGCACCTGCTGGCCCTGGGGCACCGCAAGATCGCACACATCGGCGCGAGCGGCGAGTTCGATCTCGACTTCCACATTCCCACCCAGCGCCGTCAGGGCTTCGAGCTTGCCCTGGCAGAGGCCGGCATCGACGTGAACTCGACGCTGTTCGAGCCCGCCGACTTCACGATCGAGGGCGGGTTCCGGGCGGCCAAGCAGCTGCTGGGCCGCCCCGGCGAGCAGCCGACCGCTATCTTCGCGGCATCGGATGAGATGGCGATCGGCGCGCTACTGGCGGCTCGCGAGATGGGCTACAGCGTGCCGACCGACCTGTCGATCGTCGGCGTCGACGGGCACGAGCTCGGCGAGTTCTTCCGGCTGACCACCGTCGACCAATTCCCCCTGCGCCAGGGCGCGCGCGCAGCGACCGCGATGCTCACGGCGCTGCGCGGCGGGTCGGCACCCGAGCCGACGCCGCTGCCGTTCGAGCTGATAGTGCGCGGCACGACGGCGCGTCCCGCGGCCGACTGA
- a CDS encoding glycoside hydrolase family 13 protein produces MTSTAPDAVYSLPSARGAEWWRSAVIYQIYPRSFADSNGDGIGDLPGITAHLAELSALGVDAVWLSPFMTSPQKDAGYDVADYCDVDPLFGTLADFDAMLGEAHAHGIRLIVDLVPNHSSDQHVWFQQALAASPGSPERARYLFREGKGEHGELPPNNWQSVFGGPAWTRVTEPDGTPGQWYLHLFDSSQPDFDWTNPEVQAEFRRILRFWLDRGVDGFRVDVAHGLMKKKGLPDYTPAADAGSMGGDETDVPYWGQPEVHDIYRDWHKVLAEYDGDRALCAEAWMPTVAEIAKWVRPDEMNQAFNFGYLMTEWDAAKLREVIVESLHEYHAVGAPSTWVLSNHDVIRHASRLALTADSPQGDGIGPNSPGKPDPVLGLRRARAATTLMLALPGSAYLYQGEELGLPEVIDIPDDARQDPTWFRTNHERYGRDGCRVPLPWVADAPAYGFNDSGNSWLPQPAEWKQLARDVEAADAASTLSLYTTLLAQRRARSLGTGTLEWIDGAGADTVSFRNGNVVVIANLGADPVPVPAGRVIVSSGPLQGGLIPVDTTVWVEAD; encoded by the coding sequence ATGACTTCGACCGCGCCCGACGCCGTGTACTCCCTGCCCTCCGCCCGCGGAGCGGAGTGGTGGCGCTCCGCCGTCATCTACCAGATCTATCCCCGCTCGTTCGCCGACAGCAACGGCGACGGCATCGGCGATCTGCCCGGGATCACCGCGCATCTGGCCGAGCTTTCCGCCCTCGGCGTCGATGCGGTGTGGCTCAGCCCCTTCATGACGAGCCCGCAGAAGGATGCCGGATACGACGTCGCCGATTACTGCGACGTCGACCCGCTCTTCGGCACGCTGGCCGACTTCGATGCGATGCTCGGCGAGGCACATGCCCACGGCATCCGGCTCATCGTCGACCTCGTGCCCAACCACTCCTCCGACCAGCACGTCTGGTTCCAGCAGGCGCTGGCGGCCTCCCCCGGCAGCCCCGAGCGCGCCCGCTACCTGTTCCGGGAGGGAAAGGGCGAGCACGGCGAGTTGCCGCCGAACAACTGGCAGTCGGTGTTCGGCGGTCCGGCGTGGACCCGCGTCACCGAGCCCGACGGCACTCCCGGTCAGTGGTACCTGCACCTGTTCGACTCGTCGCAGCCCGACTTCGACTGGACCAACCCCGAGGTGCAGGCCGAGTTCCGCCGCATTCTGCGGTTCTGGCTCGACCGGGGCGTCGACGGCTTCCGCGTGGATGTCGCGCACGGGCTGATGAAGAAGAAGGGTCTGCCCGACTACACCCCCGCCGCCGACGCGGGTTCGATGGGCGGTGACGAGACCGATGTGCCGTACTGGGGCCAGCCCGAGGTGCACGACATATACCGCGACTGGCATAAGGTTCTCGCCGAGTACGACGGCGATCGTGCCCTGTGTGCCGAGGCATGGATGCCGACCGTCGCCGAAATAGCGAAGTGGGTGCGCCCCGACGAGATGAACCAGGCGTTCAACTTCGGGTACCTGATGACCGAATGGGATGCCGCGAAGCTGCGTGAGGTCATCGTCGAGTCGCTGCACGAATACCACGCCGTGGGCGCACCCAGCACGTGGGTGCTCTCGAACCACGACGTGATCCGCCATGCGTCGCGCCTGGCGCTGACCGCCGACAGTCCGCAGGGCGACGGGATCGGCCCGAACTCGCCCGGCAAGCCCGACCCGGTGCTCGGCCTGCGCCGCGCTCGCGCCGCCACGACGCTCATGCTCGCACTGCCCGGCTCGGCGTATCTCTACCAGGGCGAAGAGCTCGGTCTGCCTGAGGTCATCGACATCCCCGACGATGCGCGTCAAGACCCGACCTGGTTCCGCACGAACCACGAGCGCTACGGCCGAGACGGCTGCCGGGTGCCGCTGCCCTGGGTCGCCGACGCCCCGGCGTACGGCTTCAACGATTCCGGCAACTCATGGCTGCCCCAGCCGGCCGAGTGGAAGCAGCTGGCGCGCGACGTGGAAGCGGCGGATGCGGCATCCACACTGTCGCTCTACACGACGCTGCTCGCCCAACGCCGCGCGCGCAGCCTGGGCACCGGCACGCTGGAATGGATCGACGGCGCCGGCGCCGACACCGTCTCATTCCGCAACGGGAATGTCGTCGTGATCGCGAATCTCGGTGCCGACCCCGTGCCTGTGCCGGCCGGCCGCGTGATCGTCTCGAGCGGCCCGCTGCAGGGCGGACTGATCCCGGTCGACACCACCGTGTGGGTCGAGGCGGACTGA
- a CDS encoding adenine phosphoribosyltransferase: MPDDRLIRAEGLIRSIPDYPEPGVLFRDITPLLADADALRATIDAMIEPFAGTFDVVAGIEARGFLLAGAVAIAAGVGLVPIRKAGKLPRPAASVDYALEYGTATIEAHDDIRPGMRLLLVDDVLATGGTLQAAHALVAELGGTVVGTSVLMELDALGGRAVVGDVHTVFGA, from the coding sequence GTGCCAGACGACAGACTCATCCGGGCCGAGGGCCTGATCCGCAGCATCCCCGACTATCCCGAGCCCGGGGTGCTCTTCCGCGACATCACGCCGCTTCTGGCCGACGCCGATGCGTTGCGGGCGACCATCGACGCCATGATCGAGCCGTTCGCGGGCACGTTCGACGTCGTCGCGGGCATCGAGGCGCGGGGGTTCTTGTTGGCCGGTGCCGTGGCGATAGCCGCCGGTGTCGGGCTGGTGCCGATCCGCAAAGCCGGCAAGCTGCCCCGGCCCGCGGCATCCGTCGACTACGCCCTTGAATACGGCACGGCCACGATCGAGGCGCACGACGACATCCGGCCGGGTATGCGTCTGCTGCTGGTCGACGATGTGCTGGCCACCGGTGGCACGCTGCAGGCCGCGCACGCCCTCGTGGCCGAGCTGGGCGGCACCGTTGTGGGAACCTCGGTGCTCATGGAGCTCGACGCGCTCGGCGGCCGGGCCGTGGTCGGCGACGTGCACACCGTCTTCGGCGCCTAG
- a CDS encoding cupin domain-containing protein has translation MSQKISLVAQARHELKLAADAPSGRSAKTVYGGHEHALRQTVIGLLAGRDLEEHNNPGEATVHVISGHIRLRAGDVVWEGLPGDLLMVPPGRHAVEAVDDSAFLLTVVKQL, from the coding sequence GTGTCGCAGAAGATCTCACTCGTCGCGCAGGCGCGACACGAACTCAAGCTCGCCGCCGATGCGCCCAGCGGGCGCAGCGCCAAGACCGTGTACGGCGGCCATGAGCACGCCCTGCGGCAGACCGTCATCGGGCTGCTGGCCGGGCGCGATCTCGAAGAGCACAACAACCCCGGCGAAGCCACAGTGCACGTGATCAGCGGACACATCCGGCTGCGTGCGGGCGATGTCGTGTGGGAGGGACTGCCCGGCGATCTGCTGATGGTCCCGCCCGGGCGGCACGCGGTGGAGGCCGTCGACGATTCGGCGTTCCTGCTGACAGTGGTCAAGCAGCTGTGA
- the purQ gene encoding phosphoribosylformylglycinamidine synthase subunit PurQ, with protein sequence MTVRVGVITFPGSLDDGDAQRAIRIAGAEPIALWHGSHDLAGVDALVLPGGFSYGDYLRSGAIAALSPIMAEVKDAAASGMPVLGICNGFQMLVEAHLLPGGLIRNANQQFVRRDQKLRVENTDTAWTNAFEAEQEIVIPLKNGEGGYIADAETLRRIEGEGQVAFRYLGVNPNGSLNDIAGVTNEHGNVVGLMPHPEHAVEPGFGPDTAAAMRSGIDGLGFFVSAIAAVAAVAA encoded by the coding sequence ATGACGGTGCGCGTCGGGGTCATCACGTTTCCCGGTTCGCTCGACGACGGCGACGCCCAGCGCGCCATCCGCATCGCCGGCGCCGAACCGATCGCGCTCTGGCACGGCTCACACGACCTCGCCGGTGTCGACGCCCTCGTGTTGCCGGGCGGCTTCAGCTACGGCGATTACCTGCGTTCGGGAGCGATCGCGGCGCTCTCGCCGATCATGGCAGAAGTGAAGGATGCCGCAGCGAGCGGAATGCCGGTGCTGGGCATCTGCAACGGCTTCCAGATGCTCGTCGAGGCGCACCTGCTGCCCGGCGGACTCATCCGCAATGCGAACCAGCAGTTCGTGCGCCGTGACCAGAAGCTGCGCGTCGAGAACACCGACACCGCCTGGACGAACGCATTCGAGGCGGAGCAGGAGATCGTCATTCCGCTCAAGAACGGCGAGGGCGGCTACATCGCCGACGCCGAGACGCTCCGGCGGATCGAGGGCGAAGGACAGGTGGCCTTCCGCTACCTCGGGGTGAACCCCAACGGCTCGCTCAACGACATCGCCGGGGTGACCAACGAGCACGGAAACGTCGTCGGACTCATGCCGCACCCTGAGCACGCCGTCGAACCCGGCTTCGGCCCTGACACCGCTGCCGCGATGCGCTCGGGCATCGACGGCCTGGGTTTCTTCGTCTCGGCGATCGCCGCAGTGGCCGCTGTCGCCGCCTGA
- the purS gene encoding phosphoribosylformylglycinamidine synthase subunit PurS, with product MPTIVVDVMPKAELLDPQGKAVAGALARIGDSAFSAVRIGKRFELTVDGEVDEAVLAEARKIADEVLSNAVIEDVVGIEVVE from the coding sequence ATGCCCACCATCGTCGTCGACGTCATGCCCAAGGCCGAACTGCTCGATCCGCAGGGGAAGGCCGTCGCAGGCGCCCTCGCCCGCATCGGTGACAGCGCGTTCAGCGCCGTGCGCATCGGCAAGCGGTTCGAGCTCACCGTCGACGGCGAGGTCGACGAAGCCGTGCTGGCCGAAGCGCGCAAGATCGCCGACGAGGTGCTCTCGAACGCCGTGATCGAAGACGTCGTCGGCATCGAGGTCGTGGAATGA